One region of uncultured Methanolobus sp. genomic DNA includes:
- a CDS encoding IS630 family transposase (programmed frameshift): protein MQRKYIVTLTEEERNELDSIVSKGKHKSQTYQNALILLNCDEGKYQKEKHTNEIISSVLNVSMRKIDRVKKRFVEDGLDLTLHGKENERIYEKKIDGDLEAHIIALSCSDPPHGHSQWSLRLLADKVVELEYIDSISYESIRRVLKKNELKPWKKVGWVIPPKQNSSFVAQMEMVLDVYKRAYSALFPVVCMDESPKQLISETRNRIPASFGKPEKYDYEYRREGVCNIFIACEPLTGERIVEVTERKTKRDWAQFIEKVAAKYKSAERITLIMDNYDTHVPGSFYETFHPEKAKRLLDRFELIFTPKHGSWLNMAEIELNVLNKQCLNRRIGDKKVLIDEIKAWEAYRNERCSKINWQFTTSDARVKLKRLYTTIEV from the exons ATGCAAAGAAAATACATTGTCACGCTTACCGAAGAGGAAAGAAATGAATTAGATTCCATTGTTTCAAAAGGAAAACACAAATCTCAAACATATCAAAATGCCTTAATTTTGCTAAACTGTGATGAAGGGAAATATCAGAAAGAAAAGCATACTAATGAGATAATTTCTAGTGTCCTTAATGTTAGTATGAGGAAAATAGACCGTGTGAAAAAGAGATTTGTTGAAGATGGCCTCGATCTTACATTACATGGCAAAGAAAATGAACGAATCTATGAAAAGAAAATTGATGGTGATCTGGAAGCACACATCATTGCATTGAGTTGTTCCGATCCACCACATGGTCATAGTCAATGGTCATTGCGATTATTAGCGGACAAAGTAGTCGAATTAGAATACATAGATAGCATTTCATACGAATCAATAAGGAGAGTTTTAAA AAAAAACGAACTTAAACCCTGGAAAAAAGTAGGTTGGGTAATCCCGCCCAAACAAAACAGTTCTTTTGTCGCGCAGATGGAAATGGTATTAGATGTCTACAAGCGTGCTTATTCTGCTTTGTTTCCTGTTGTTTGTATGGATGAATCACCTAAACAATTGATATCTGAAACAAGAAATAGGATCCCTGCTTCATTTGGCAAGCCAGAGAAATATGATTATGAATATCGACGAGAGGGTGTTTGCAACATATTCATAGCTTGCGAACCTTTAACAGGAGAAAGAATCGTAGAAGTAACAGAACGCAAAACTAAAAGAGATTGGGCACAGTTCATTGAAAAAGTTGCAGCAAAATACAAATCAGCAGAACGGATTACATTGATCATGGATAATTACGATACACATGTGCCAGGCTCATTTTATGAAACTTTTCATCCAGAGAAAGCAAAACGACTCCTTGATAGATTTGAATTGATCTTTACTCCAAAACATGGAAGCTGGTTAAATATGGCAGAAATTGAGCTGAATGTACTGAACAAGCAATGTTTAAACCGTAGAATTGGAGATAAAAAAGTTCTGATTGACGAAATAAAAGCTTGGGAAGCATATAGGAATGAGAGATGCAGCAAGATCAATTGGCAATTTACAACATCTGATGCAAGAGTTAAATTGAAACGCCTTTATACGACAATTGAGGTGTGA
- a CDS encoding methyl-accepting chemotaxis protein translates to MFKKDTGFQSEITEVLIQFMDGNFDSRIKAQPRSENQNAAEQINLLLDSFSDMTTKVEGLEETVRICDSSALLNEISGLVENAVDGKLDARAMPENFEGSSREILSGVNELLDAVIGPLNVSAEYIDRISKGDIPEKITDEYRGDFNEIKNNLNKCIDAVNFLVEDSLMLANAGIEGQLDTRADAFRHSGDFRRVVEGVNNCLDAVIGPLNVTAEYVDRISKGDVPDKITDEYKGDFNEIKNNLNQCIDAVNLLVDDAMMLANAGVEGQLDTRADASGHSGDFRRVVEGVNNCLDAVIGPLNVTAEYVDRISKGDVPDKITDEYKGDFNEIKNNLNQCIDAVNLLVDDAMMLADAGVGGQLDTRADASRHSGDFRRVVEGVNNCLDAIIGPLNVTAEYVDRIAKGDIPEMITDEYKGDFNEVKDNLNLCIASLSMLIEETDSLINAAIAGKIGTRGNADAFDGKYGELVDNINQVIDTLVGHIDNIPVPVMTIDKDFNICYMNRNGAEVIGVAGDDLIGQKCYDHFKTDDCLTENCSCARAMKSGNSEFGETYAHPEGKELCIEYDGVPLRNKKGEVVGALEIVIDKTEVRNAIEDAHVKVDYLEKIPTPVVIIDKDYTVRFMNNAGAMAVGCTTEECNGKKCFDLFNTPHCNTEQCRVGRAMKTGEICTGDTNANLPEGTVPIRYTGAALRDKDGVVVGGLEYVLDISKEMEITKGVEDLVNAAIGGRLDERADPGMFEGNYRNIIEGVNSTLDAVIGPLNVAAEYIDRISKGNIPDKITDEYQGDFNEIKNNLNQCIDAVNLLVDDAVMLANAGVEGRLEIRADASMHGGDFRKIVEGVNNCLDAIVAPIGETSKIITDYSEGKLDSRINIETRGDFKKLSDTLNMFAEGLQSIIYDSNEVLEAIAVNDLTRKVDVEGIGEFRKLSEGVENCRLALNDIVGNMLHSAQNVAATAEQISASSGELTSAATEISSTVEEMARGAQVQSLKTEQVTKSMDEMTDAVQEVADNSHKTAETSVQSNKLIHNLGNIAHNLKLKMDNIKVASGDSASQINDLAEKSSRIDEIVNLITNIADQTNLLALNAAIEAARAGEHGRGFAVVADEVRKLAEDSGNAAKQIANLIHEMQDGTNGAVSSMEQVNHEVAIGYESLEDAVTSVNKVVSSGEAIMKMVQIMAALAEQQVSSIDQVVTSIEEVATISEESAAGTQQTAAAIQQQTASMQELAASAQVLSTISTDMQVLVSKFKVCREKKTDSEKKTTGHGDSLNTMLV, encoded by the coding sequence ATGTTTAAAAAAGACACAGGATTTCAATCTGAAATAACAGAGGTTCTTATTCAGTTTATGGACGGCAATTTTGATTCCAGGATAAAAGCACAGCCACGTTCGGAAAACCAGAATGCTGCTGAACAAATAAACCTTTTACTTGATAGTTTTTCTGATATGACTACAAAAGTGGAAGGTCTGGAAGAAACTGTGAGAATTTGTGATAGTTCAGCTCTGCTCAACGAGATTTCCGGTCTTGTGGAAAATGCTGTTGACGGGAAGCTTGATGCAAGAGCAATGCCGGAGAATTTTGAGGGCTCCTCAAGAGAAATACTCAGTGGAGTCAACGAACTCCTTGATGCTGTAATAGGTCCTCTTAATGTTTCAGCGGAATATATTGACCGTATATCAAAAGGAGATATTCCTGAAAAGATCACAGATGAATACAGAGGAGATTTCAACGAGATCAAAAATAACCTCAACAAATGCATCGATGCTGTGAATTTCCTAGTGGAAGATTCTCTTATGCTGGCAAATGCCGGGATAGAAGGACAACTGGATACAAGGGCTGATGCTTTCAGGCATTCCGGCGATTTCAGAAGAGTTGTGGAAGGAGTTAACAACTGTCTGGATGCTGTTATAGGACCATTGAATGTGACTGCGGAATATGTGGACAGAATCTCAAAGGGAGATGTTCCTGATAAGATCACAGATGAATATAAGGGCGATTTCAACGAGATAAAGAACAATCTCAACCAGTGTATCGATGCTGTTAATCTGCTTGTGGACGATGCAATGATGTTAGCAAACGCAGGAGTTGAAGGACAACTGGATACAAGGGCTGATGCATCAGGACATTCCGGCGATTTCAGAAGGGTTGTAGAAGGAGTTAACAACTGTCTGGATGCCGTAATCGGTCCGCTTAATGTAACTGCAGAATATGTGGACAGAATCTCAAAGGGAGATGTTCCTGATAAGATCACAGATGAATATAAGGGCGATTTCAACGAGATAAAGAACAACCTCAACCAGTGTATCGATGCTGTTAACCTGCTTGTGGATGATGCAATGATGTTAGCAGACGCAGGAGTCGGAGGACAACTGGATACAAGGGCCGATGCTTCCAGGCATTCCGGTGATTTCAGAAGAGTTGTGGAAGGAGTTAACAACTGCCTGGATGCAATTATTGGCCCGCTTAATGTAACTGCGGAATACGTGGACAGGATTGCAAAAGGTGACATACCTGAAATGATAACCGATGAATACAAGGGTGATTTTAACGAGGTAAAAGATAACCTGAACCTGTGTATTGCTTCTCTTAGTATGCTGATCGAGGAGACTGATTCTCTTATAAATGCAGCAATTGCAGGAAAGATCGGCACCAGAGGTAATGCCGATGCCTTTGACGGTAAATACGGGGAGCTGGTTGACAACATAAATCAGGTGATTGACACACTGGTGGGACATATCGATAACATACCGGTGCCTGTCATGACAATTGACAAGGACTTCAATATATGCTACATGAACAGGAATGGTGCTGAAGTTATTGGTGTTGCCGGAGATGATCTGATAGGGCAAAAATGTTATGACCACTTCAAGACTGATGATTGTCTTACTGAAAATTGTTCATGTGCCCGGGCAATGAAATCAGGAAACAGTGAATTCGGGGAAACCTATGCACATCCAGAAGGAAAAGAATTGTGTATTGAATACGACGGAGTTCCTTTAAGAAACAAAAAAGGAGAAGTTGTTGGCGCCCTTGAAATAGTTATTGATAAAACAGAGGTCAGAAACGCTATTGAAGATGCACACGTCAAAGTAGACTATCTTGAAAAGATACCCACACCTGTTGTAATTATTGACAAAGATTACACCGTCCGGTTCATGAACAATGCCGGAGCCATGGCAGTTGGATGCACAACGGAAGAATGTAATGGTAAAAAATGTTTCGATCTTTTCAATACTCCGCATTGTAACACAGAACAGTGCAGAGTCGGCCGCGCCATGAAGACCGGAGAAATATGCACAGGAGATACGAATGCGAATCTTCCTGAAGGCACAGTCCCCATCAGATATACTGGTGCTGCATTAAGGGACAAAGATGGTGTTGTTGTAGGTGGTCTGGAATACGTTCTTGACATCAGTAAAGAAATGGAGATTACAAAAGGCGTGGAAGATCTGGTTAATGCAGCCATAGGAGGCAGACTCGATGAACGTGCCGATCCTGGTATGTTCGAAGGTAATTACAGGAACATAATAGAAGGTGTCAATTCCACCCTTGATGCTGTTATCGGACCACTTAATGTTGCTGCTGAATATATTGACCGTATTTCCAAGGGTAATATACCCGACAAAATCACAGACGAATATCAGGGTGATTTCAATGAGATCAAAAATAACCTGAACCAGTGCATCGATGCTGTCAACCTGCTAGTTGATGATGCGGTGATGCTGGCAAATGCCGGGGTTGAAGGCAGACTGGAAATAAGGGCTGATGCTTCCATGCATGGAGGAGATTTCAGAAAGATTGTTGAAGGTGTTAACAATTGTCTGGATGCGATCGTGGCACCTATTGGGGAAACTTCAAAGATCATCACAGATTACTCGGAGGGTAAGCTTGATAGCAGGATTAACATAGAGACACGCGGGGACTTTAAGAAACTTTCAGACACCCTTAACATGTTCGCCGAAGGATTGCAATCCATAATTTATGATTCTAATGAAGTTCTGGAGGCTATTGCAGTCAATGACCTGACAAGAAAGGTAGACGTGGAGGGTATCGGTGAGTTCAGGAAGCTTTCGGAAGGAGTTGAGAACTGCAGGCTGGCTTTGAATGATATCGTAGGAAATATGCTTCATTCGGCGCAGAATGTTGCTGCCACGGCAGAACAGATATCCGCATCTTCCGGGGAGCTTACTTCGGCTGCCACAGAGATCTCATCAACTGTCGAAGAGATGGCAAGGGGTGCACAGGTGCAGTCTTTGAAGACCGAGCAGGTTACAAAGTCTATGGATGAGATGACAGATGCGGTCCAGGAAGTTGCAGATAACTCACATAAAACTGCTGAAACTTCAGTTCAGTCCAATAAGCTTATACATAATCTCGGAAACATTGCTCATAATCTTAAACTTAAGATGGATAACATAAAAGTAGCTTCAGGTGACTCTGCCAGCCAGATAAATGACCTGGCTGAAAAATCCAGCCGCATAGATGAGATAGTAAATCTTATCACAAACATTGCCGACCAGACAAACCTGCTTGCTCTTAATGCTGCCATTGAGGCTGCTAGGGCAGGAGAGCACGGACGCGGATTTGCCGTTGTTGCCGATGAGGTGAGAAAACTGGCAGAGGATTCCGGTAATGCTGCAAAACAGATAGCAAACCTTATTCATGAGATGCAGGATGGTACTAATGGTGCGGTCTCTTCAATGGAACAGGTTAACCATGAAGTTGCCATAGGGTATGAATCTCTTGAGGATGCAGTAACTTCTGTTAACAAAGTTGTCAGCTCCGGTGAAGCGATCATGAAAATGGTTCAGATAATGGCAGCGCTGGCAGAACAGCAAGTTTCATCCATTGACCAGGTGGTTACCTCTATTGAGGAGGTTGCTACAATTTCTGAGGAGTCCGCAGCAGGTACTCAACAGACCGCAGCCGCCATACAGCAGCAGACAGCATCCATGCAGGAACTTGCAGCTTCAGCACAGGTGTTATCAACTATTTCCACAGACATGCAGGTACTTGTTTCCAAGTTCAAAGTCTGCAGGGAGAAAAAAACCGATTCCGAGAAAAAGACTACAGGACACGGTGATAGTTTAAACACCATGCTTGTCTAA
- a CDS encoding winged helix-turn-helix domain-containing protein — translation MSSNLSNDATIMDDIYLEEFRNLRSEIKSLKKDVNKALEISGHRQSDALFMELKGVFSRPVIQYMLADTKEKLAVGLDTECKHGDSCKSAFSGLLQEMAFLLLEDRINESSLEEFRRRFDGLKEKANFDNCGDCLDTASRIFEKQMELIRSFNSSPAEEQSSLASMNIEDISDNIVSQICEPLANKQRLAILRLLNSATRSFSDISRSTGLRGGNLLFHIQKLLDTGMILQRNERGDYMITRKGRMTLKGMAELYEKLSKI, via the coding sequence TTGAGCAGCAATTTGAGCAACGACGCAACCATCATGGACGACATCTATCTGGAAGAGTTCAGAAATCTCAGGTCAGAGATAAAATCCCTGAAAAAAGATGTCAACAAAGCACTGGAAATATCAGGACACAGGCAATCGGATGCACTTTTCATGGAACTTAAAGGAGTTTTTTCCAGACCGGTCATACAATACATGCTGGCAGACACAAAAGAGAAACTTGCAGTGGGTCTTGATACGGAATGTAAACATGGTGACTCCTGCAAATCTGCTTTTTCAGGTCTCCTTCAGGAAATGGCCTTTCTTTTGCTGGAGGACAGGATAAACGAAAGTTCACTTGAAGAGTTCAGAAGAAGGTTTGACGGACTCAAGGAAAAAGCAAATTTTGATAATTGTGGTGATTGTCTTGATACAGCTTCCCGGATATTTGAAAAACAGATGGAACTCATACGATCGTTTAACAGTTCCCCGGCAGAAGAACAGTCCTCACTTGCTTCCATGAATATTGAAGATATATCAGATAATATCGTAAGCCAGATATGTGAGCCTCTGGCTAATAAACAACGTCTTGCTATACTCCGTTTGCTCAATTCCGCAACCCGCAGTTTTTCAGACATATCCAGAAGCACAGGACTCAGGGGAGGCAATCTGTTGTTCCATATCCAGAAACTTCTTGATACAGGTATGATTCTCCAGAGAAACGAACGCGGAGATTATATGATAACAAGAAAAGGACGCATGACACTAAAAGGAATGGCTGAGCTATATGAAAAGCTCAGCAAAATATGA
- the pncB gene encoding nicotinate phosphoribosyltransferase, protein MICSLLDNDLYKLTMQMAVLELFPQATAEYRFTNRGEQRFTLEFVGELKRLIKEEIPLFRVTDDEYKWLKAECPYFKPSYVEYLRNYRFDPSEVSVSLTEDSDLDLVVKGPWHSSILWEIVLMSTISELYFDMIENDWKNTDAESGRTYDELLKEYAELMGTVGMELEQNDCGFSEFGTRRRRSFEIHDIAVGVLHRCKAFSGTSNVYLAKKYGVRPTGTIGHEWIMGNSALIGMRNANLFALENWVNVYKGNLGIALSDTFGSEPFFRGFNLKLSKLYDGVRHDSGDPLVFADRVIEHYKKMGIDPLTKVVIFSDSLSAAAAIEIKNKCEGRINCIFGIGTSITNNHEFFRSSPPLNMVIKLHSIDNIPVVKLSDDEGKETGDKDALRVANYIFGRKGLDD, encoded by the coding sequence TTGATTTGCTCATTACTGGATAATGATCTTTATAAGCTGACAATGCAGATGGCAGTTCTTGAACTGTTTCCGCAGGCAACAGCAGAATATCGTTTTACCAACAGGGGGGAGCAGCGTTTCACACTGGAATTTGTTGGAGAACTTAAAAGGCTGATAAAAGAAGAGATCCCTTTATTCCGTGTAACAGATGATGAATATAAATGGCTGAAAGCTGAATGTCCTTATTTTAAACCCAGTTATGTCGAATATTTAAGAAATTATCGTTTTGACCCTTCAGAAGTATCTGTGTCCCTGACTGAAGATTCTGACCTTGACCTTGTGGTAAAGGGACCCTGGCATAGTAGCATTCTCTGGGAAATTGTCCTCATGTCAACAATTTCCGAGCTTTATTTTGATATGATAGAGAATGACTGGAAAAACACAGACGCTGAAAGCGGCAGAACTTATGATGAACTGCTAAAAGAATATGCAGAGCTTATGGGAACAGTAGGCATGGAACTTGAACAAAACGACTGTGGTTTTTCAGAGTTCGGAACCCGGAGGCGACGTAGTTTTGAGATCCATGATATTGCTGTAGGGGTGTTACATAGATGTAAGGCTTTTTCAGGCACCAGCAATGTGTATCTTGCAAAGAAATATGGTGTAAGACCCACAGGCACCATCGGACATGAGTGGATCATGGGAAATTCCGCTCTTATTGGTATGCGAAACGCCAATCTTTTTGCACTGGAAAACTGGGTGAACGTTTACAAAGGAAATCTCGGCATTGCACTGTCAGATACCTTTGGTTCGGAGCCTTTTTTCAGAGGCTTCAACCTGAAACTGTCTAAACTCTATGATGGTGTACGTCATGACAGTGGCGACCCGCTTGTCTTTGCAGACAGGGTTATAGAACACTATAAAAAGATGGGAATTGATCCGCTGACAAAAGTAGTGATTTTCAGCGACTCACTTTCCGCGGCTGCTGCCATTGAAATTAAAAATAAATGTGAAGGAAGGATCAACTGCATTTTCGGAATTGGCACCAGTATTACCAATAACCATGAATTCTTCCGCTCAAGTCCGCCTTTGAACATGGTAATCAAACTGCACAGTATCGATAATATACCGGTCGTGAAACTGAGCGATGACGAAGGAAAAGAAACCGGAGATAAGGATGCTTTGAGGGTGGCAAACTACATTTTCGGCAGGAAAGGACTCGACGATTAA
- a CDS encoding ABC transporter substrate-binding protein has protein sequence MEKIDETMSVYQILSEYPFLLKIFKQHGLGKFGTKDVLEQLGPLLKLKTALSMVSVNKDSFIELLNQDVAENEERGDFTLADAPQRQKELTMLALLPCGMKMPFNRALNAFSEEDSKKTGNVLYSLVEGNVNHELSYYAYMDSVTSVEELPDIIISSDINSFYHKPFQENFLSHEYFTDLGPSPMNSDFEAINFADPRGQFTMVSGNLLVLVTIDELMGDSPKPESWEDLLKEEFRNKVAMRGQNGFFCNGVLLPFYQMYGTEGIKKLASSVYMGLHPSQMVKMVDSRKDDVPPMYIMPHFFAMKIKDKSRVSITVPEEGAIVSPVQMLVKKEATERVKEITDFLCGKEFGEISAKAFFPTTNPEIENKMDDVGPLYWLGWDFLLNNDIGALKKDIAEAFNKQFMTSGGIV, from the coding sequence ATGGAAAAAATAGATGAAACAATGAGCGTATACCAGATATTAAGTGAATATCCCTTTTTACTGAAAATATTCAAGCAGCATGGTCTGGGAAAATTCGGGACAAAGGATGTCCTTGAGCAACTCGGACCATTACTGAAACTAAAAACTGCTCTTTCGATGGTATCGGTAAACAAGGATTCATTCATTGAATTGCTTAATCAGGATGTAGCAGAAAATGAAGAAAGAGGGGATTTCACCCTTGCAGATGCTCCGCAGAGACAAAAGGAGCTTACAATGCTTGCACTTTTACCATGTGGCATGAAAATGCCATTTAACCGTGCTCTTAATGCATTCTCAGAGGAGGACAGCAAAAAAACAGGTAATGTACTCTATTCACTTGTGGAAGGTAATGTCAATCATGAACTTTCCTACTATGCATATATGGATTCAGTCACCTCGGTTGAGGAGTTACCTGACATAATAATCAGTTCTGACATTAACAGCTTTTATCATAAACCATTCCAGGAAAACTTTCTCAGTCATGAATATTTCACTGACCTTGGTCCATCTCCAATGAACAGTGATTTTGAAGCAATTAATTTTGCCGATCCAAGGGGACAATTTACCATGGTCTCAGGAAACCTCCTTGTACTGGTCACAATAGATGAACTCATGGGAGATAGCCCAAAACCAGAGTCATGGGAAGATCTCCTGAAAGAGGAGTTCAGGAATAAGGTTGCCATGCGTGGCCAGAATGGATTCTTCTGTAACGGAGTATTGCTTCCATTCTACCAGATGTATGGTACAGAAGGAATCAAAAAACTGGCATCCTCTGTCTATATGGGACTTCACCCCTCCCAGATGGTGAAGATGGTAGACAGCAGGAAAGATGATGTCCCTCCAATGTACATCATGCCACATTTCTTTGCCATGAAAATAAAGGATAAGTCCAGGGTCTCAATCACCGTACCAGAAGAAGGCGCAATTGTAAGTCCGGTGCAGATGCTGGTTAAAAAGGAAGCAACTGAAAGAGTGAAGGAAATTACAGATTTCCTCTGCGGGAAAGAGTTTGGTGAAATATCTGCTAAGGCATTCTTCCCGACAACAAATCCTGAAATTGAAAATAAGATGGATGATGTGGGTCCACTCTACTGGCTTGGATGGGACTTCCTGCTTAACAATGATATCGGTGCGCTCAAAAAGGACATAGCTGAGGCATTCAACAAGCAGTTCATGACAAGCGGAGGCATCGTTTGA
- a CDS encoding GTP-binding protein has product MRLVTIAGPPSSGKTSIIIRTIEDLRNNGFTVGVVKFDCLSSQDEELYSAYSIPVRTGLSGGLCPDHFFVSNIEEALKWAENRKFDFLITESAGLCNRCSPHIKDVMAICVIDNLSGVNTPKKIGPMLKLADIVVITKGDIVSQAEREVFAYRVRQVNPKAMIIHINGVTGQGSFYLAKQVEKTSSIDTLQGATLRFTMPGALCSYCLGERKIGDDRQIGVSKLVNFRGDD; this is encoded by the coding sequence TTGAGACTTGTTACGATAGCAGGTCCTCCATCTTCAGGAAAAACCAGTATAATTATCAGGACAATTGAAGATCTCAGAAATAATGGTTTCACAGTTGGCGTTGTGAAATTCGATTGCCTGTCATCACAGGACGAAGAGCTTTATTCAGCATACAGCATTCCGGTAAGAACCGGTCTCTCAGGAGGACTCTGTCCTGACCATTTCTTTGTGAGCAACATTGAAGAAGCGCTCAAATGGGCTGAAAACAGAAAGTTTGACTTCCTGATCACAGAAAGTGCAGGTCTTTGCAACCGATGTTCACCACACATCAAGGATGTCATGGCAATCTGTGTAATTGACAACCTCAGTGGTGTCAATACACCAAAAAAGATAGGTCCGATGCTAAAACTTGCTGATATAGTTGTCATCACCAAAGGAGATATTGTCTCACAGGCAGAACGTGAAGTCTTTGCTTACAGGGTGAGACAGGTCAATCCAAAAGCAATGATAATTCATATCAACGGTGTTACAGGACAGGGTAGTTTTTACCTTGCAAAACAGGTTGAGAAAACCAGCTCGATTGATACACTTCAGGGAGCAACACTTCGGTTTACCATGCCTGGAGCTTTGTGCTCGTATTGTCTTGGAGAGAGAAAAATAGGCGATGACAGGCAGATAGGTGTTTCGAAACTTGTCAATTTCAGGGGAGATGACTGA
- a CDS encoding ATP-binding cassette domain-containing protein has product MRTTLLQMTIEKLMEMMPWIEDYFSSFEIDHDEIGDLKLEDLGSTLGEDCFTNKGSSYPDFIDGFFMFIEQVRALRQDSGFSINSLTVLPGRDKNGNEEAFSVELIKGKVTAIVGPTGSGKSRLLADIESLAQGDTPTGRRILADGRFPSDEERFSTEGRFIAQLSQNMNFVMDLSVEDFLTLHAESLMVDEIHHIVQKIYDTANVLAGEPFSRETPVTQLSGGQSRALMIADTALLSPASVVLIDEIENAGVDKVKSLELLVSNNKIVLISTHDPLLALSADQRIVIRNGGISKLLNTTDDEKKHLESLEKIDRKVTLLRDQLRTGEEIDLSDLLV; this is encoded by the coding sequence ATGAGGACAACTCTTCTTCAAATGACAATAGAAAAGCTCATGGAGATGATGCCATGGATCGAGGATTATTTTTCTTCATTTGAGATCGACCATGATGAGATAGGGGACCTGAAACTGGAAGATTTAGGTTCAACACTTGGAGAGGATTGTTTTACCAATAAAGGAAGCAGCTATCCGGACTTTATTGATGGATTCTTCATGTTTATCGAGCAGGTCAGAGCTCTCCGGCAGGACAGTGGATTTTCCATCAATTCACTGACTGTTCTTCCCGGAAGAGATAAGAATGGAAACGAAGAGGCTTTTTCAGTTGAACTGATAAAGGGAAAAGTGACAGCCATCGTCGGTCCCACAGGATCAGGCAAATCACGCCTGCTGGCTGATATCGAATCCCTGGCACAGGGAGATACTCCAACTGGTCGCAGGATACTGGCAGATGGTCGCTTTCCAAGTGATGAGGAACGTTTCTCAACCGAAGGACGCTTTATTGCACAGCTTTCCCAGAACATGAACTTTGTCATGGACCTTAGTGTAGAGGACTTCCTCACACTTCATGCAGAGAGCCTCATGGTTGATGAGATCCACCACATTGTCCAGAAGATCTACGATACTGCAAACGTTCTTGCAGGTGAGCCTTTCAGCCGTGAAACTCCGGTTACACAACTCTCAGGGGGACAATCACGAGCTTTGATGATAGCAGACACTGCACTTCTAAGCCCTGCATCCGTTGTCCTGATAGATGAAATAGAAAATGCCGGAGTTGACAAGGTAAAATCCCTTGAACTTCTTGTAAGCAATAATAAGATAGTCCTTATCAGCACACATGACCCGCTTCTTGCACTGTCAGCAGACCAGCGTATTGTCATCAGGAATGGCGGAATCTCAAAACTCCTGAATACCACAGATGATGAGAAAAAGCATCTTGAAAGCCTTGAGAAGATTGACAGGAAGGTCACGCTTCTGAGAGATCAGTTAAGGACTGGGGAAGAGATTGATTTGAGTGATCTGTTGGTTTAG
- a CDS encoding SRPBCC domain-containing protein — translation MHKICTDIVIEIPINDVWDILTDFDNFETWNPFITKIKGKLELGSKLDVHLHPPGTKGFDMNPVLTKVEPVNEFRWMGNLWVKGIFDGEHAFRLEKLENGRTRLIQCERFKGILAPLILHLIGEKTRAGFEKMNASLKNECEKRNRQGLTRSVPLV, via the coding sequence ATGCATAAAATATGTACTGATATAGTAATTGAAATTCCTATCAATGACGTCTGGGATATCCTGACAGACTTTGACAATTTTGAAACCTGGAATCCTTTTATCACAAAAATAAAAGGTAAACTTGAGCTCGGTTCTAAGCTTGATGTACATCTTCATCCACCCGGGACAAAAGGATTTGATATGAACCCGGTTCTAACAAAAGTGGAACCTGTTAATGAATTCAGATGGATGGGAAACCTCTGGGTCAAAGGAATATTTGACGGAGAACATGCTTTCAGACTTGAAAAACTTGAAAATGGTCGCACAAGATTGATTCAGTGTGAAAGGTTCAAAGGAATACTTGCTCCTCTGATACTGCATCTGATCGGCGAAAAAACCCGAGCAGGCTTTGAGAAAATGAATGCAAGTCTGAAAAACGAATGTGAAAAAAGAAATAGACAGGGGCTTACACGAAGTGTGCCCTTGGTCTGA